Proteins encoded by one window of Salvia splendens isolate huo1 chromosome 7, SspV2, whole genome shotgun sequence:
- the LOC121741889 gene encoding methionine S-methyltransferase-like, with protein MGVVMEDFLKQCQHSGDAAYTAIRSLLERLEDPTTRTDARIFLSELHKRFHSKEASLSCLQTYHFQIQDIYLEQYEGFLKRRKLTMMVIPSIFMPEDWSFTFYEGINRHPDSIFKDRTVAELGCGNGWISIAIAEKCSPLKVYGLDINPRAVKISWINLYMNALDEKGNPIYDEENKTLLDRVEFHESDLLSYCRDNHIELERIVGCIPQILNPNPDAMSKMVTENASEEFLHSLSNYCALQGFVEDQFGLGLIARAVEEGISVIKPLGIMIFNMGGRPGQAVCRRLFERRGLRVDQLWQTKVLQAADTDISALVEIEKNSPHRFEFFMGLAGDQPICARTAWAYAKAGGRISHALSVYSCQLRQPNQVKEIFEFLKNGFHDISSSLDLSFQDDSVADEKIPFLAYLASVLKKNSFLPYEPPAGSRRFRNLISGFMRTYHHIPLTADNVVVFPSRTVAIESSLRLLSPRLAIVDEQLSRNLPKQWLTSLNVGKTESGKHSVGGVAVIEAPRQSDSMVELIRKLKPEVVVTGMAQFESVTSSAFERLADITREIGCRLFVDISDHFELSSLPSSNGVLKYLAGNVLPSHVAIVCGLLKNQVYSDLEVAFVISEEEAMFKALCKTVELLQGNSSVISQYYYGCLFHELLAFQLADRHSLPERSVEKTRAFEVNGFSSSAISRLDHAELAVNEFDEFPVVHMDVNQIFLPITTPVKASIFESFARQNVSDSETDITSGIREMISTSYGFPSDSNSEFIYADSTVALFNKLVLCCIQEGGTMCFPTGSNGNYLSAAKFLNAKIANIPTNPEVGYKLTEKTLAGAVENINKPWVYISGPTICPTGLLYSNEEINKLLLVCAKFGATVILDTSFSGVEFNSAFEGWNLTGTLEKLSSAHPNFCTALLGGLFSKMLTGGIKFGYLLINQPSLIETFHSFAGLSKPHRTIKYTVKKLLDLKDQRTGDLLNSTYELTEFLAGRYKQLKQRLEACGWEVLEAQAGVSIIAKPSTLLGKTIKIKKGESTYEFKLDDSNVREAMLRATGLCINSASWTGIPGYCCFTMALDNSDFERSLECISNFKSLVC; from the exons ATGGGAGTTGTGATGGAAGATTTCCTGAAGCAGTGCCAACACTCAGGTGACGCAGCCTACACTGCCATCCGATCACTACTGGAGCGCCTCGAGGATCCGACTACTCGAACCGATGCCCGGATTTTCCTCTCTGAGCTCCACAAACGATTCCACTCCAAGGAAGCCTCCCTATCCTGTCTGCAGACCTACCATTTTCAAATTCAGGACATATATCTAGAACAATATGAAG GTTTCCTGAAGAGGAGGAAACTCACCATGATGGTAATACCCAGTATCTTTATGCCAGAGGATTGGTCATtcaccttttatgaggggatcaATAGACATCCGGATTCTATTTTTAAGGACAGGACAGTAGCAGAGCTTGGCTGTGGGAATGGATGGATATCCATAGCAATAGCTGAGAAGTGTTCACCATTAAAG GTCTACGGGCTTGATATTAATCCAAGAGCAGTTAAGATTTCCTGGATAAATCTGTATATGAATGCTTTGGATGAAAAAGGCAACCCAATTTATGACGAGGAGAATAAAACTCTTCTTGACAGAGTTGAATTTCATGAATCTGATTTGCTGTCTTACTGCAGAGATAATCATATTGAACTTGAGCGAATTGTGGGGTGCATACCACAG ATACTTAATCCTAATCCAGATGCAATGTCCAAAATGGTTACTGAAAATGCCAGTGAAGAATTCCTACATTCGCTGAGCAACTATTGTGCACTTCAG GGATTTGTTGAAGACCAGTTTGGCTTAGGATTAATTGCTCGTGCAGTTGAAGAAGGTATATCTGTTATAAAACCTCTTGGGATTATGATTTTTAATATGGGAGGCCGCCCAGGACAAGCTGTTTGCAGACGTTTGTTTGAGCGTCGTGGTTTGCGTGTTGACCAGCTATGGCAGACTAAAGTTCTTCAG GCTGCTGATACAGACATTTCAGCTTTGGTTGAAATTGAAAAGAATAGCCCACACCGTTTTGAGTTCTTCATGGGTCTAGCTGGAGACCAGCCAATTTGTGCCCGGACAGCATGGGCCTATGCTAAGGCTGGCGGTCGTATTTCTCATGCTCTATCAGTATACAGTTGTCAGCTCCGTCAACCTAATCAG GTGAAAGAGATTTTTGAGTTTCTCAAAAATGGGTTCCATGACATCAGCAGCAGTTTAGATTTGTCATTTCAAGATGACTCTGTTGCTGATGAGAAAATTCCATTCCTAGCTTATCTTGCTAGTGTTCTGAAAAAGAATTCTTTTCTTCCATATGAACCACCAGCTGGAAGTAGACGATTCCGTAATCTTATCTCTGGTTTTATGAGAACATAccatcatattccactaactgcAGAT AATGTTGTTGTATTTCCTTCGAGGACAGTGGCGATAGAAAGTTCTTTACGTCTGTTGTCTCCTCGCcttgccattgttgatgagcaATTGTCTCGGAATCTACCAAAACAATGGTTGACATCACTAAATGTTGGG AAGACAGAAAGTGGGAAACATTCAGTGGGAGGAGTTGCAGTCATTGAAGCGCCACGTCAGTCAGATTCAATGGTGGAGCTGATCAGAAAATTGAAGCCAGAGGTGGTAGTCACTGGGATGGCTCAATTTGAGTCGGTCACCAGTTCAGCATTTGAGCGTCTTGCAGATATCACGCGAGAAATTGGTTGTCGGTTGTTCGTAGATATATCAGACCACTTTGAGCTATCGAGCCTTCCAAGTTCCAATGGTGTCCTTAAATATCTTGCTGGGAATGTTCTTCCTTCACATGTAGCTATTGTATGTGGCTTGCTGAAAAATCAG GTTTATTCGGATTTGGAAGTGGCCTTTGTCATATCAGAAGAGGAGGCAATGTTTAAAGCATTATGCAAAACTGTTGAACTCTTACAAGGGAACTCTTCAGTTATCAGCCAGTACTATTATGGCTGTCTTTTTCATGAGCTTCTAGCTTTCCAGCTTGCTGATCGGCACTCACTTCCTGAG AGAAGTGTTGAGAAGACAAGAGCTTTTGAGGTCAATGGCTTCTCTAGTTCTGCCATCTCCAGACTTGATCATGCTGAGTTGGCAGTGAATGAATTTGATGAATTTCCTGTAGTGCATATGGATGTCAACCAAATTTTTTTGCCTATAACAACACCAGTCAAGGCTTCCATCTTCGAAAGTTTTGCTAGACAGAATGTTTCAGATTCTGAAACGGATATTACAAGTGGAATTAGAGAAATGATTAGCACCAGTTATGGCTTTCCATCAGACAGCAACTCTGAGTTCATCTATGCGGACAGTACCGTGGCACTTTTCAATAAGTTGGTACTTTGCTGCATCCAGGAGGGTGGGACAATGTGCTTTCCTACTGGCTCAAATGGAAACTATTTATCTGCTGCGAAATTTTTGAATGCAAAAATTGCAAACATTCCAACCAATCCAGAAGTAGGATACAAGCTAACTGAAAAAACACTAGCTGGAGCAGTCGAGAATATTAATAAACCTTGGGTTTACATCTCTGGTCCTACTATCTGTCCCACTGGCTTGCTATACAGTAATGAAGAGatcaataaattattattgGTATGTGCTAAGTTTGGAGCAACGGTTATTCTAGATACTTCATTCTCTGGCGTTGAGTTTAACTCGGCATTTGAGGGTTGGAATTTGACGGGTACCCTGGAGAAACTTTCGTCTGCTCACCCAAACTTTTGCACAGCTCTTCTTGGGGGTCTATTCTCTAAGATGCTGACTGGTGGGATAAAATTTGGGTATCTGCTCATCAATCAGCCCTCTCTGATCGAAACATTCCATAGCTTTGCAGGATTAAGCAAACCTCATAGAACTATCAAATACACTGTTAAAAAATTATTGGATCTTAAAGATCAGAGAACAGGGGATCTACTGAATTCCACTTATGAGCTCACAGAATTCTTGGCAGGCAGATATAAACAATTGAAACAG AGGTTGGAAGCCTGTGGCTGGGAGGTTCTTGAAGCTCAAGCGGGTGTATCCATCATCGCAAAGCCATCAACTCTCCTTGGCAAGACCATCAAGATAAAGAAAGGTGAAAGCACTTACGAATTTAAGCTTGACGACTCAAATGTCCGGGAAGCCATGCTTAGGGCTACTGGTCTGTGCATCAATAGTGCTTCCTGGACTGGAATTCCGGGTTATTGCTGTTTCACGATGGCCTTGGACAACAGTGATTTTGAGCGCTCACTAGAATGTATTTCTAACTTCAAAAGCTTGGTCTGTTAA
- the LOC121742540 gene encoding transmembrane protein 64-like, whose translation MKMPDLTEEPEKIKQNESKAQGKEDSEYVRLVVPDELRTHETYTVSQTPPRKRSFAWWIRAIIWFSLTMILLLVFVKYGVPFLVEKVLFPLLQWEATAFGRPLLALVIVASLALFPVFLIPSGPSMWLAGMIFGYGLGFVIIMVGTTIGMVLPYLIGLIFRDRIHQWLKRWPQKAAMIRLAGEGSWFHQFKVVALFRVSPFPYTIFNYAVVVTSMRFWPYLWGSVAGMIPEAFIYIYSGRLIRTLADVQYRNYHLTPVEIIYNVFSFIVAIITTVAFTVYARRTLDELKAAEANGEDSTTNNNSRFEMHKLPLEKYKNSFSVPWS comes from the exons ATGAAGATGCCAGATTTGACTGAGGAGCCAGAGAAAATAAAACAGAATGAGAGTAAAGCTCAAGGGAAGGAAGACAGTGAGTATGTGAGATTGGTTGTTCCCGATGAATTAAGGACGCATGAAACATATACAGTATCTCAAACCCCGCCAAGAAAAAGATCTTTTGCATGGTGGATCAGGGCCATAATATGGTTTTCACTTACCATGATTTTGCTCCTTGTGTTCGTTAAGTATGGAGTGCCGTTTCTTGTGGAAAAG GTTCTTTTCCCACTCTTGCAATGGGAAGCCACTGCATTTGGTCGTCCCTTACTGGCGCTTGTAATTGTAGCTTCTTTGGCTTTGTTCCCTGTTTTCCTAATTCCTTCTGGTCCATCCATGTGGCTAGCCGGGATGATTTTTGGATATGGACTGGGTTTCGTCATAATTATGGTGGGAACAACGATTGGGATGGTCCTGCCATATTTAATTGGTTTAATCTTTCGCGATAGAATTCAT CAATGGTTGAAAAGATGGCCCCAAAAAGCTGCTATGATAAGGTTGGCTGGAGAAGGAAGTTGGTTCCATCAGTTTAAAGTCGTTGCACTATTTAGGGTCTCACCTTTCCCCTACACGATATTCAATTACGCAGTTGTGGTCACAAGTATGCGATTCTGGCCGTACCTATGGGGTTCAGTAGCAGGCATGATTCCCGAGGCATTCATCTACATCTACAG TGGTCGGCTTATAAGGACGCTGGCAGATGTCCAATATAGGAACTATCATCTCACTCCAGTGGAGATCATTTACAATGTCTTCTCCTTCATAGTTGCAATCATCACTACAGTTGCTTTCACCGTCTACGCTAGAAGAACTTTGGACGAGCTCAAAGCTGCAGAAGCCAACGGCGAAGATTCAACTACCAACAATAATAGCAGGTTTGAGATGCACAAGCTCCCACTTGAGAAATACAAGAATAGTTTTTCGGTGCCTTGGTCATAG
- the LOC121741458 gene encoding uncharacterized protein LOC121741458 has product MLRLRAFRPTNDKIVKIQLHPTHPWLVTADASDHVSVWNWEHRQVIYELKAGGVDERRLVGAKLEKLAEGETEPRGKPTEAIRGGSVKQVSFYDDDVRYWQLWRNRSAAAEAPTAVNNVTSTLSNLAPSTKGRHFLVICCENKAIFLDLVTMRGRDVPKQDLDNRSLLCMGFLCRSTASDGPLVAFGGSDGVIRVLSMLTWKLARRYTGGHKGSISCLMTFMASTGEALLVSGGSDGLLVLWNADYGHDSRELVPKLSLKAHDGGVVGIELSHVLGAAPQLITIGADKTLAIWDTISFKELRRIKPVSKLACHSVASWSHPRAPNLDILTCVKDSHIWAIEHPTYSALTRPLCELSSLVPPQLLASHKKLRVYSMVAHPLQPHLVATGTNMGVLVCEFDAKSLPPVAPLPTPPGEREHAAVYVVERELKLLQFQLSNTANPALGSNGSLNDVGRIRGDTPEQLHVKQVKKHVSTPVPHDSYSVLSVSSSGKFLAIVWPDIPYFSIYKISDWSIVDSGSARLLAWDTCRDRFALLESALPPRMPVIPKGSSSRKAKEAAAAAAQAAAAAASAASSASVQVRILLDDGTSNILMRSVGNRSEPVTGLHGGALLGVAYRTSRRISPVAATAISTIQSMPLSGFGNSSTSSFSTVDDGYSSQKTTAEAAPPNFQLYSWETFEPVGGLLPQPEWTAWDQSVEYCAYAYQQYIVISSLRPQFRYLGDVAIPYSTGGVWHRRQLFVATPTTIECVFVDAGIAPIDIETKRKKEEIRLKELQSRAVSEHGELALISVDSQQAAPQERIALRPPMLQVVRLASFQHAPSIPPFLTLPKQSKVEGIDSSIPKEMEERKVNEIAVGGGGVAVAGTRFPAEQKRPVGPLLVVGVRDGVLWLIDRYMSAHAISLNHPGIRCRCLAAYGDAVSAVKWASRLGREDHDDLAQFMLGMGYATEALHLPGISKRLEFDLAMQSNDLKRALQCLLIMSNSRDIGQEALGLNLNDIINMSSKKENVVDAVQGVVKFAKEFQELIDAADATGQADIAREALKRLAAAGSVKGALQGHEIRGLSLRLANHGELTRLSNLVNNLISVGSGREAAFSAALLGDNILMEKAWQETGMLAEAVLHAHAHGRPTLRSLVQAWNKTLQKELEHAPSAKMDAAAAFLASLEESKITTLQDAAKKPPIEILPPGMATLYGPNPGQKKPSLALPSSQQQQPTKPLLLEASTAAPISTSSESNGLPSAESGSSQNSMGAPAAPPTSESASMNLETNAPPQLAPDSSAPPVAESSDNAPPSDHNNIENQEQPATVQSVAESNGIEGSVPPVSETTPIVPDAGHEQASNQGTRVRPELSMIDFS; this is encoded by the exons ATGCTGCGGTTACGGGCATTCCGGCCGACGAATGATAAGATTGTGAAGATTCAATTGCACCCTACGCATCCGTGGCTTGTAACCGCCGATGCGTCAGATCACGTCTCCGTTTGGAATTGGGAGCACCGACAG gTTATTTACGAGTTGAAAGCTGGAGGTGTGGATGAGAGGCGTTTGGTTGGTGCTAAATTGGAGAAGCTCGCTGAGGGTGAAACAG AACCTAGAGGAAAACCAACGGAAGCCATACGAGGTGGAAG TGTTAAACAGGTTAGCTTTTATGATGACGATGTGCGCTATTGGCAACTTTGGCGGAATCGGTCAGCTGCTGCTGAAGCTCCAACGGCTGTAAATAATGTCACCTCAACCTTAAGTAACCTTGCTCCCTCAACAAAAGGACGCCATTTTCTTGTTATATGCTGTGAGAACAAAGCtatttttcttgatttggtgACAATGCGTGGCCGTGATGTGCCAAAGCAGGACTTGGATAACAGATCTCTCCTATG CATGGGGTTCTTGTGTCGATCGACTGCCAGTGATGGCCCCCTTGTTGCATTTGGTGGATCAGATGGTGTGATTAGAGTTCTTTCTATGCTAACTTGGAAG CTTGCTAGAAGATATACAGGAGGTCATAAAGGATCAATTTCTTGTTTAATGACTTTCATGGCTTCTACTGGCGAG GCCCTTTTGGTATCTGGTGGCAGTGATGGCCTACTTGTGCTTTGGAATGCGGATTATGGTCATGATTCACGTGAGCTTGTTCCTAAGTTAAGCTTAAAG GCACATGATGGTGGGGTTGTTGGAATTGAGCTTTCTCATGTGCTTGGTGCGGCACCGCAACTCATTACTATTGGCGCAGACAAGACTCTAGCTATCTGGGACACTATATCATTTAAG GAACTGCGTCGAATAAAGCCCGTTTCAAAATTGGCTTGCCATAGCGTGGCATCTTGGTCTCATCCTCGAGCTCCAAATCTTGACATTTTGACATGTGTTAAAGATTCCCATATATG GGCCATTGAGCATCCCACTTATTCAGCTTTGACAAGGCCACTGTGTGAGTTATCATCGTTAGTTCCACCCCAGCTGCTCGCATCTCACAAGAAACTAAGG GTTTATTCCATGGTTGCACATCCTTTACAACCCCATCTTGTTGCAACTGGGACAAACATGGGTGTCCTTGTATGTGAATTTGATGCTAAATCACTCCCACCCGTAGCTCCATTGCCAACACCACCAGGAGAGCGAGAACATGCTGCTGTCTATGTAGTTGAACGGGAATTGAAACTGCTACAATTTCAATTGTCAAACACTGCAAATCCAGCTCTTGGAAGCAATGGATCCTTGAATGATGTTGGAAGAATTAGAGGAGACACACCAGAACAGCTCCATGTGAAGCAAGTTAAAAAGCATGTTAGCACTCCTGTTCCACATGATTCATACTCAGTGCTTTCTGTGAGCAGTTCTGGGAA GTTTCTTGCCATTGTGTGGCCAGATATACCCTATTTCTCAATTTACAAGATCAGTGACTGGTCCATTGTTGATTCAGGTAGTGCAAGGCTCTTGGCTTGGGATACTTGCAGAGATAGATTTGCCCTGCTGGAGTCTGCTTTACCTCCCAGAATGCCTGTAATCCCTAAAGGCAGCTCATCTCGTAAAGccaaggaagctgcagctgctgCTGCACAAGCTGCTGCAGCTGCTGCTTCTGCAGCTTCATCAGCCAGTGTCCAAGTTCGGATATTGCTTGATGATGGAACATCAAACATTTTGATGAGATCGGTTGGCAATCGGAGTGAACCAGTCACTGGGTTGCATGGGGGAGCACTGCTTGGTGTTGCTTATAGGACATCTCGACGAATAAGCCCGGTTGCTGCCACAGCTATTTCTACTATTCAGTCTATGCCCTTGTCAGGATTTGGAAATAGTTCCACCTCTTCTTTCAGCACCGTGGATGATGGATATTCTTCACAAAAAACTACTGCTGAAGCTGCACCTCCAAATTTTCAACTTTACAGTTGGGAAACCTTTGAACCAGTGGGAGGTCTTCTTCCTCAACCAGAATGGACTGCATGGGACCAATCTGTTGAATATTGTGCTTATGCCTATCAACAATATATTGTCATATCTTCCTTGCGTCCTCAGTTTCGCTACTTAGGAGATGTAGCAATTCCTTATTCTACTGGAGGTGTATGGCACCGAAGGCAACTGTTTGTTGCTACACCAACCACCATTGAGTGTGTTTTTGTGGATGCCGGTATTGCACCTATTGATATAGAAACTAAACGAAAAAAAGAAGAGATACGGCTTAAAGAGCTGCAGTCAAGAGCAGTTTCTGAGCATGGGGAATTGGCATTAATATCAGTTGATAGTCAACAGGCTGCCCCACAGGAAAGGATAGCTTTAAGACCCCCTATGTTACAGGTTGTGCGTCTAGCTTCTTTTCAGCATGCTCCATCAATACCTCCTTTCTTAACATTGCCTAAACAATCCAAAGTTGAAGGAATTGATTCCTCAATACCTAAAGAGATGGAAGAAAGGAAAGTTAATGAAATTGCTGTGGGTGGTGGCGGGGTTGCAGTTGCTGGTACTAGATTCCCAGCCGAACAAAAACGGCCAGTTGGACCTCTTCTCGTTGTAGGAGTAAGAGATGGTGTTCTCTGGTTAATTGACAGGTACATGTCTGCTCATGCAATATCACTCAACCATCCTGGTATCCGTTGTAGATGTCTTGCAGCATATGGTGATGCTGTTAGTGCCGTGAAATGGGCGAGTAGGCTTGGTAGAGAAGATCATGACGATTTAGCTCAATTTATGCTTGGAATGGGTTATGCCACTGAAGCACTTCACTTGCCTGGGATATCCAAGAGGCTGGAATTTGATCTAGCAATGCAGAGTAATGATTTGAAGAGAGCCCTACAATGCCTTCTGATAATGAGCAACAGCCGAGATATTGGGCAAGAAGCGTTGGGGTTGAACTTGAATGACATAATAAATATGTCCTCAAAGAAGGAAAATGTTGTTGATGCTGTTCAAGGAGTAGTTAAGTTTGCCAAGGAGTTCCAGGAACTTATTGATGCTGCAGATGCCACTGGACAAGCGGACATAGCTCGTGAAGCTCTTAAGAGATTAGCTGCTGCGGGTTCTGTGAAAGGGGCTTTGCAAGGCCATGAGATAAGAGGGCTCTCACTCCGCCTTGCAAATCATGGAGAGTTGACACGTCTCAGT AATTTGGTCAACAATTTGATCTCAGTTGGTTCAGGAAGAGAAGCTGCTTTTTCAGCTGCCCTCTTGGGAGATAACATACTCATGGAGAAGGCCTGGCAGGAGACAGGAATGCTTGCTGAGGCTGTTCTTCATGCTCAC GCTCATGGTCGTCCGACATTGAGAAGCTTGGTTCAGGCCTGGAATAAAACACTGCAAAAAGAGCTAGAACACGCTCCATCTGCCAAAATGGATGCAGCAGCTGCATTTTTGGCTTCTCTCGAGGAATCAAAGATCACAACCCTGCAGGATGCAGCCAAGAAGCCACCGATTGAAATTCTGCCACCAGGAATGGCAACTTTATATGGTCCTAATCCTGGTCAAAAAAAGCCAAGTCTTGCCCTGCCAAGTTCGCAGCAGCAGCAACCTACCAAACCTTTGCTATTAGAAGCATCAACAGCCGCACCCATATCCACTTCTTCAGAGTCCAATGGTCTGCCCTCAGCTGAATCGGGTTCTTCACAGAACTCTATGGGAGCTCCTGCTGCTCCTCCTACATCTGAATCTGCTAGTATGAATTTAGAGACGAACGCTCCACCACAATTGGCACCAGATTCTTCTGCCCCACCAGTCGCTGAATCCAGCGACAATGCCCCTCCATCAGATCATAATAATATAGAAAACCAGGAGCAGCCAGCAACAGTTCAGAGTGTTGCAGAGTCTAATGGTATCGAGGGAAGTGTCCCACCAGTATCTGAAACTACTCCCATTGTCCCAGATGCGGGCCATGAACAAGCAAGTAACCAAGGAACAAGAGTACGCCCCGAACTCTCAATGATTGACTTCAGTTGA
- the LOC121741460 gene encoding pentatricopeptide repeat-containing protein At4g38150-like: MALRSFFLSKSQLPTLFSRLSFSPSPPSRYSSSFRQTTPFCTSPETPEPNKQNPKLTNFSPSDSDSDSDAAPPPLDKPKIPPPYNPFSKEPAIKDPDDPKNLQEVFAKIREEGLMNSAAKMFDGLSQDGLTHEALELFSRIKDRGEMPDVIAHTAVMEAYANAGQAKDAHKVYLRMLASGVAPNAYTYRVLIRGLAKAGAVNEASKYVEEMVGRGMRPSAGACVSVVEGLLRAEMEDEATQLLEMLKAKGAAPEEGKMRDVVKGRRGSVPRLVMNVLYGK; the protein is encoded by the coding sequence ATGGCGCTGAGATCCTTCTTCCTCTCCAAATCCCAACTTCCCACTCTCTTCAGCCGCCTCTCCTTCTCCCCGTCGCCGCCTTCCAGATACTCCTCCTCCTTCCGCCAAACAACTCCATTCTGCACCTCTCCCGAAACCCCCGAGCCCAATAAACAAAACCCTAAACTAACAAACTTCTCCCCCTCCGATTCCGACTCAGACTCCGACGCCGCGCCGCCACCCCTCGACAAACCCAAAATCCCGCCGCCGTACAACCCGTTCAGCAAAGAGCCCGCCATCAAAGACCCCGACGACCCGAAGAATCTGCAGGAGGTGTTCGCCAAGATACGCGAGGAGGGCCTCATGAACAGCGCAGCCAAGATGTTCGACGGATTGTCTCAAGACGGCCTGACCCACGAGGCCCTCGAACTCTTCTCCCGGATCAAGGACAGAGGCGAGATGCCCGACGTGATCGCCCACACGGCCGTGATGGAGGCCTACGCCAACGCCGGCCAGGCCAAGGACGCCCACAAGGTGTATCTGCGGATGCTGGCGAGTGGGGTGGCGCCTAATGCCTATACTTATAGGGTCCTCATCAGGGGGCTGGCCAAGGCCGGGGCAGTCAACGAGGCCAGCAAGTATGTCGAAGAGATGGTGGGGCGGGGAATGAGGCCGAGCGCTGGGGCGTGTGTGTCCGTGGTGGAGGGGCTGCTGAGGGCGGAGATGGAGGATGAGGCGACGCAGTTGCTGGAGATGTTGAAGGCGAAGGGCGCGGCGCCGGAAGAGGGGAAGATGAGGGATGTGGTTAAGGGTAGGAGAGGGAGCGTTCCTCGTTTGGTGATGAATGTTTTGTATGGGAAGTGA